In Drosophila santomea strain STO CAGO 1482 chromosome 2L, Prin_Dsan_1.1, whole genome shotgun sequence, a single window of DNA contains:
- the LOC120443713 gene encoding pneumococcal serine-rich repeat protein isoform X3, translating to MEVATTNNHSQSHHHHNHHHHLQPTAVVGGAGGSRSPFQREVREWQRIDPNTGALFSGRLEADRWINGPLNSYGKKSSSSISSQSSNNSNLTTAAQAASNTHRSAGKISLHAIVGPESSSSSSSSPASSAVWAKQADLYGQLPSGVGGSGGAGGADVAVAPPTQRRDLESFRHYNDDDGDDDDLRLTARHQRRQQVSQSVYAPPLPSIGSTLLQRSRSISTDDLSNDWEREDPAEQPVGEWRRVSKLRRSFQSQDHYKSPASSVRPRPLDLPSNSVSVARLRAELENGRRLHTAMRNNHVDLAALDNILNTPSTKPTVAKRNTFLTAESLQEIRGKLKKLSDESLYKEDFLAYHQKKPVVVREISVEKIDPTPPTQSTPSAFRPVHNTHSLESRQRQKDTSSSEWHLRRKSYGFEKMSPPEDKSIFRVDASTDSGLGRSGEQLGNWSPTERERERNEKNAAAAQQQNGVGTIVHFDRSGKPHMPSSSPTEGELSKRHSIAVEETWRDVRKTSQVHVNGGTAVASTSSSHTTTTSSHLGKGSAQKRVEFCKTEVHFAAESGRVNIVETDGKPPPTQNFRRRRRSNTTTTTTTTSGPLQSLVKSASVVGGGGSSSSSTSSSSTPSSEVTHFGDDSQRRKTIATSTVAYRATLMDPPEVVSQPISNSSSSSQVTVTTVAKPVHEPRWSLMESTSRNSYTSTSGVDTTDNETDELSNIRGILKNKPVKPKPYHLGENIESADVLWSVPAMKADRDSPSARDSGITSDSPISPKSVAERIRIVEQRQQQQQSSPAGNGYSTKINVSLGSEDWVESGTAMHHHASSKYRQHRRPSAQELLLEDLRQHQRILDEGLKSTSLIMRTMRSASEFDEAMRRLSIASIESALVQPTIVVPTPMLRSHSYQEEGSYSSSRRPSTISTTSITSSDLFGSALYDSLPRTPLAPPRLKLLGNTQIPVSQQLTQLRRLYDAAEQDQEDSADEEVKRYFRDSNSDSGGGTQASSSPDQQPTETFRGSEYSSSWSRLKAKRTIWKIEAQDQMLKRADLPKSNVMNIALHAPQIEKPKATPPTLRIGQLIPVAKPRTLFIQPQIQAQSIVDNADESGSESLKIVKEARGARKLREHELSYFGVQQKQQQQTKLSTTTTTNPRRTLPSRSKVSHNDELKANTTTTTKWQLLNDRPDLLRHSSPQHNDNDYNHDDDDDLDEDEEHCYENIATELTTTFTVKSPVHSPERSRSPGSYERKADLQRDAQILSEMTRNADQTLKALSEEAAIKDQRRRSCSLQRRSAKPLETIDEKVKVYPQSMGVARGTFASEARRNSRQSTPSPTRARSSSQSSIECCPRDRSRSSSRESMTHGGGSSDDQVATKQRAERLRLRTPKREKSRHEPIEVRVHRTSSKPRSSSSATGAGSSSLESKRSSHHSRHSREVDQSAESKTSSSSRLIRSSRVADESRSRPSSHRDREKERDRERSRGSEKHRDELTRSRGHSSRSRHSEHPSSGTRESSRPSKTRSSRSSHDSATIHKKSTTSTTASSKASKTTVHKPSASATASASASTTTAPPTHHHELTYVYVTNLAPTESSEESLGQHGAEYAAEPAKEADYASIDEVESVTKAPQPPQPPQPPQPPPRSKRKRSLIPVPVNPPASYEYRTKLQMIPPSYSNQSTLRCRSVARRKPALKATQSTSSSFAFLPYLPAKRNSSVSHVYDNYLLYATSEELGKADKADKLRPYQNNLSNEHAQLFGASAAGALPREGRGRLGGWPKRLKMRQVRSSVSTHQPFGICTCS from the exons ATGGAAGTGGCCACAACAAACAATCACAGTCAGAGCCATCATCATCacaatcatcatcatcatctgcaGCCGACGGCGGTGGTCGGTGGAGCGGGGGGCTCCCGGTCCCCCTTCCAGAGGGAGGTGCGTGAATGGCAACGCATCGATCCCAATACCGGAGCCCTTTTCAGCGGACGCTTGGAGGCAGACCGCTGGATAAACGGACCGCTGAACAGCTACGGCAAG AAAAGCAGCTCGAGCATTTCCAGCCAGAGCAGCAACAATTCGAACCTAACAACTGCAGCGCAAGCGGCGAGCAACACCCACAGAAGTGCGGGCAAAATAAGCCTACATGCAATTGTGGGACCagaatcatcatcatcatcatcatcatcgccagcATCGTCAGCGGTTTGGGCCAAGCAGGCTGACTTATATGGCCAGCTACCAAGTGGCGTGGGCGGTTCTGGCGGAGCTGGTGGTGCTGACGTAGCTGTTGCCCCGCCAACGCAGCGTCGTGATTTGGAAAGTTTCCGGCATTATAACGATGACGacggcgacgacgacgatcTGCG ACTCACCGCTCGCCATCAGCGTCGCCAGCAGGTGTCCCAGTCGGTCTACGCCCCTCCATTGCCCTCGATCGGATCCACGCTGCTCCAGCGATCCCGCTCCATTTCCACGGATGATCTCAGCAACGACTGGGAGCGAGAGGATCCCGCCGAACAGCCGGTGGGTGAGTGGCGCAGGGTCAGCAAACTGCGTCGCTCCTTTCAGTCGCAGGATCACTACAAGAGTCCAGCATCCTCCGTCCGACCACGACCCCTCGATTTGCCAAGTAATTCGGTGAGTGTGGCCCGACTGCGAGCGGAACTGGAGAACGGACGTCGCCTGCACACGGCCATGCGGAACAATCACGTGGATCTGGCCGCTCTGGACAACATATTGAACACGCCCTCGACCAAGCCCACGGTGGCCAAGAGGAACACCTTCCTCACCGCCGAATCCCTGCAGGAGATTCGCGGCAAGCTGAAGAAGCTCTCGGACGAGAGTCTCTACAAGGAGGACTTCCTGGCCTATCATCAAAAGAAGCCAGTGGTGGTGCGGGAGATCAGCGTGGAGAAGATAGATCCCACGCCGCCCACTCAATCCACGCCCTCGGCCTTTCGACCCGTCCACAATACCCACAGCTTGGAGTCACGCCAGCGGCAGAAGGACACCAGTTCCAGCGAGTGGCATCTGCGGCGCAAGTCGTACGGCTTCGAGAAGATGTCGCCGCCGGAGGATAAGAGCATCTTCCGGGTGGACGCCTCCACGGACAGTGGCCTAGGCCGTTCCGGTGAGCAACTGGGCAACTGGTCGCCCACCGAAAGGGAGCGGGAGAGGAACGAGAAGAATGCCGCTGCGGCACAACAGCAGAATGGCGTTGGCACAATTGTGCATTTTGACCGTTCCGGGAAACCCCACATGCCGTCCTCCAGCCCCACAGAGGGGGAGCTAAGTAAACGCCATTCGATTGCCGTGGAGGAAACCTGGCGTGATGTGCGCAAAACCTCGCAGGTTCATGTGAATGGAGGCACTGCCGTTGCCAGCACCTCCTCCTcccacaccaccaccaccagcagtcACCTGGGCAAAGGTAGCGCCCAGAAGCGTGTGGAGTTCTGCAAGACGGAGGTGCACTTTGCCGCCGAATCGGGTCGCGTTAATATCGTGGAGACCGACGGCAAGCCGCCGCCAACGCAAAACTTTCGCCGACGCCGCCGctccaacaccaccaccaccaccaccaccaccagtggTCCGCTGCAGAGTCTGGTTAAGTCGGCCAGTGTCGTCGGCGGAGGAGGgagctccagcagcagcaccagcagcagcagcactccGAGCAGCGAGGTGACCCACTTTGGTGACGATTCACAGCGCCGCAAGACGATAGCCACCAGCACAGTGGCCTACCGAGCCACGCTCATGGATCCGCCGGAAGTGGTTAGCCAGCCG ATTTccaatagcagcagcagcagtcaaGTGACGGTGACCACGGTGGCCAAGCCGGTGCACGAACCACGATGGAGTCTGATGGAGTCCACGTCGCGGAACAGCTACACCTCCACCAGTGGTGTGGACACCACGGACAACGAGACGGACGAGCTGTCCAACATTCGGGGCATCCTGAAGAACAAGCCTGTCAAGCCGAAGCCCTATCACCTGGGCGAGAACATAGAGAGTGCCGACGTGCTTTGGAGTGTTCCAGCGATGAAGGCGGATCGGGATAGTCCTTCGGCAAGGGATAGTG GAATCACCAGTGATTCACCCATTAGTCCCAAGTCGGTGGCCGAAAGGATTCGCATCGTGgagcagcgccagcagcagcagcaatcctCGCCAGCTGGCAATGGGTACTCGACCAAGATCAATGTGAGCCTGGGATCCGAGGATTGGGTTGAGTCAG GCACCGCAATGCATCACCATGCCAGCTCGAAATACCGCCAACACCGACGACCCAGTGCCCAGGAGCTGTTGCTGGAGGATCTGCGCCAGCATCAGCGCATCCTGGACGAGGGCCTAAAGTCCACATCGCTGATTATGAGGACCATGCGATCGGCCAGTGAATTCGATGAGGCCATGCGTCGCCTGAGCATAGCTTCGATTGAGTCCGCCTTGGTTCAGCCCACGATAGTGGTTCCCACGCCCATGCTGCGATCGCACAGTTACCAGGAGGAGGGCTCCTACTCCTCCTCGCGCCGTCCCTCCACCATATCCACCACCTCCATTACGAGCAGCGATCTCTTCGGCAGCGCGTTGTACGACTCCCTGCCCCGCACTCCGTTGGCACCACCGCGTCTGAAACTGCTGGGAAACACCCAAATCCCGGTGAGCCAGCAGTTGACTCAACTGCGCCGGCTCTACGATGCCGCCGAGCAGGATCAGGAAGACAGTGCCGATGAGGAGGTGAAGCGGTACTTCCGGGACAGCAACAGTGACAGTGGTGGAGGCACCCAGGCCAGTTCCTCACCGGATCAGCAGCCAACAGAGACGTTCAGGGGCAGCGAGTACTCCAGCAGCTGGAGTCGCCTCAAGGCCAAGCGAACCATCTGGAAGATCGAGGCACAGGATCAGATGCTGAAGCGAGCAG ATCTTCCCAAGTCGAATGTGATGAACATAGCGCTCCATGCTCCCCAAATCGAGAAACCCAAGGCCACACCGCCCACTCTACGAATCGGCCAACTGATCCCAGTGGCCAAGCCAAGAACCCTCTTTATTCAGCCGCAAATCCAAGCGCAGTCCATCGTGGACAATGCCGATGAATCCGGCAGCGAGTCCTTGAAGATTGTGAAGGAGGCACGCGGTGCCCGCAAGTTGCGTGAACACGAACTCTCCTACTTTGGAgtgcagcagaagcagcaacagcaaacgaAGCTCTCCACAACGACCACGACGAATCCCAGAAGAACACTGCCCAGTCGCAGCAAAGTGAGCCACAATGATGAGCTGAAGGCAAATACCACGACCACGACCAAGTGGCAACTGCTCAACGATCGACCCGACCTGCTGAGGCACAGCAGTCCCCAACATAACGACAACGACTACAACcacgacgatgatgatgatctggatgaggacgaggagcaCTGTTACGAGAACATTGCCACCGAACTGACCACCACCTTCACGGTCAAGTCACCAGTCCACTCGCCGGAGAGATCCCGATCGCCGGGCAGCTATGAGCGAAAGGCCGACCTGCAGAGGGACGCCCAGATCCTAAGCGAAATGACCCGCAACGCTGATCAGACTTTGAAG GCTCTCTCCGAAGAGGCAGCCATCAAGGATCAGCGGCGCAGATCCTGTTCCCTGCAGCGGCGCAGCGCCAAACCATTGGAGACCATTGACGAGAAGGTGAAGGTGTACCCGCAATCGATGGGCGTGGCCCGCGGCACCTTCGCCTCCGAGGCGCGTCGCAACTCCAGGCAGTCGACTCCTTCGCCGACGCGGGCTCGCAGCTCGTCGCAGTCCTCCATCGAGTGCTGTCCACGTGACCGTTCGCGCTCCAGTTCGCGGGAGTCCATGACCCACGGCGGCGGCTCCTCCGACGACCAGGTGGCCACCAAGCAGCGCGCCGAGCGTCTGCGCTTGCGTACTCCGAAGAGGGAGAAGTCGCGCCACGAGCCAATCGAAGTTCGAGTCCATCGGACCAGCAGCAAGCCAAGGAGCAGTTCCAGTGCCACCGGGGCAGGATCATCTTCGCTGGAGTCCAAGCGCAGCTCCCATCACAGTCGCCACAGCCGCGAGGTGGATCAATCCGCTGAGTCGAAGACCTCGTCTTCCAGTCGCTTGATAAGATCCTCCCGGGTGGCGGATGAAAGTCGCTCCCGGCCGAGCAGCCATCGGGATCGGGAAAAGGAACGCGATCGGGAACGCTCTCGTGGCAGCGAGAAACATCGCGATGAACTCACGCGCTCCAGGG GTCACTCCAGTCGCTCTAGGCACAGTGAGCACCCGTCGTCGGGAACCCGGGAGAGCAGTCGGCCAAGTAAGACGAGATCGAGTCGCAGTAGCCACGACTCGGCAACGATACACAAAAAGTCGACCACGAGCACAACAGCCAGTTCGAAAGCATCGAAAACCACAGTGCATAAAccatctgcatctgcaacCGCATCTGCATcagccagcaccaccacaGCACCACCCACGCACCACCACGAACTGACGTACGTATACGTAACGAATTTAGCCCCTACCGAATCCAGCGAGGAGTCACTCGGACAGCATGGTGCCGAATACGCCGCAGAGCCCGCCAAAGAGGCGGACTACGCTAGCATTGATGAGGTGGAGTCGGTGACGAAAGCACCACAGCCACCACAGCCACCACAGCCACCACAGCCACCGCCGCGCAGCAAACGAAAGAGATCCCTGATCCCAGTGCCAGTGAATCCGCCCGCCAGCTATGAGTACCGCACCAAGCTGCAGATGATACCGCCCAGCTACTCCAATCAGTCCACCCTGCGGTGTCGCAGTGTGGCCCGCAGGAAACCCGCCCTGAAGGCCACCCAATCGACCAGCTCCAGCTTCGCCTTTCTGCCCTACTTGCCGGCCAAGCGGAACTCGAGTGTTAGCCATGTCTACGACAACTATCTGCTCTATGCCACCAGCGAGGAGCTGGGCAAGGCGGACAAAGCGGACAAGCTGCGTCCTTACCAAAACAATCTGAGCAATGAGCATGCGCAGCTTTTTGGTGCTTCAGCGGCGGGGGCGTTGCCTCGcgaggggcgtggccggcTGGGCGGCTGGCCAAAGAGGCTGAAAATGCGGCAAGTGCGCAGCAGTGTGTCCACCCACCAGCCGTTCGGTATCTGCACATGTTCATAG
- the LOC120443713 gene encoding pneumococcal serine-rich repeat protein isoform X2 yields the protein MEVATTNNHSQSHHHHNHHHHLQPTAVVGGAGGSRSPFQREVREWQRIDPNTGALFSGRLEADRWINGPLNSYGKISDSQNISQPNGTQHTQRKQLEVLKARTANGAMQVIRTQTVQKSSSSWSSSTSTTTTSTTHHHHNHNHRTSQSNGHDPPPKSTILLSPISSQGVDICELSDDCSLSGSDAGIVHTPSAATSAATSASASASASALSQELIDDHVDFVVINGEASDKEDAADEPLHKGCHNLLPDTAPSLKLSNLMKSSSSISSQSSNNSNLTTAAQAASNTHRSAGKISLHAIVGPESSSSSSSSPASSAVWAKQADLYGQLPSGVGGSGGAGGADVAVAPPTQRRDLESFRHYNDDDGDDDDLRLTARHQRRQQVSQSVYAPPLPSIGSTLLQRSRSISTDDLSNDWEREDPAEQPVGEWRRVSKLRRSFQSQDHYKSPASSVRPRPLDLPSNSVSVARLRAELENGRRLHTAMRNNHVDLAALDNILNTPSTKPTVAKRNTFLTAESLQEIRGKLKKLSDESLYKEDFLAYHQKKPVVVREISVEKIDPTPPTQSTPSAFRPVHNTHSLESRQRQKDTSSSEWHLRRKSYGFEKMSPPEDKSIFRVDASTDSGLGRSGEQLGNWSPTERERERNEKNAAAAQQQNGVGTIVHFDRSGKPHMPSSSPTEGELSKRHSIAVEETWRDVRKTSQVHVNGGTAVASTSSSHTTTTSSHLGKGSAQKRVEFCKTEVHFAAESGRVNIVETDGKPPPTQNFRRRRRSNTTTTTTTTSGPLQSLVKSASVVGGGGSSSSSTSSSSTPSSEVTHFGDDSQRRKTIATSTVAYRATLMDPPEVVSQPISNSSSSSQVTVTTVAKPVHEPRWSLMESTSRNSYTSTSGVDTTDNETDELSNIRGILKNKPVKPKPYHLGENIESADVLWSVPAMKADRDSPSARDSGITSDSPISPKSVAERIRIVEQRQQQQQSSPAGNGYSTKINVSLGSEDWVESGTAMHHHASSKYRQHRRPSAQELLLEDLRQHQRILDEGLKSTSLIMRTMRSASEFDEAMRRLSIASIESALVQPTIVVPTPMLRSHSYQEEGSYSSSRRPSTISTTSITSSDLFGSALYDSLPRTPLAPPRLKLLGNTQIPVSQQLTQLRRLYDAAEQDQEDSADEEVKRYFRDSNSDSGGGTQASSSPDQQPTETFRGSEYSSSWSRLKAKRTIWKIEAQDQMLKRADLPKSNVMNIALHAPQIEKPKATPPTLRIGQLIPVAKPRTLFIQPQIQAQSIVDNADESGSESLKIVKEARGARKLREHELSYFGVQQKQQQQTKLSTTTTTNPRRTLPSRSKVSHNDELKANTTTTTKWQLLNDRPDLLRHSSPQHNDNDYNHDDDDDLDEDEEHCYENIATELTTTFTVKSPVHSPERSRSPGSYERKADLQRDAQILSEMTRNADQTLKALSEEAAIKDQRRRSCSLQRRSAKPLETIDEKVKVYPQSMGVARGTFASEARRNSRQSTPSPTRARSSSQSSIECCPRDRSRSSSRESMTHGGGSSDDQVATKQRAERLRLRTPKREKSRHEPIEVRVHRTSSKPRSSSSATGAGSSSLESKRSSHHSRHSREVDQSAESKTSSSSRLIRSSRVADESRSRPSSHRDREKERDRERSRGSEKHRDELTRSRGHSSRSRHSEHPSSGTRESSRPSKTRSSRSSHDSATIHKKSTTSTTASSKASKTTVHKPSASATASASASTTTAPPTHHHELTHGKSTLNGHQHHQHHQHQHSSSGKHQGSGHGHREQQPHHVHSLTTSTMASGRHPRDRHGKDRK from the exons ATGGAAGTGGCCACAACAAACAATCACAGTCAGAGCCATCATCATCacaatcatcatcatcatctgcaGCCGACGGCGGTGGTCGGTGGAGCGGGGGGCTCCCGGTCCCCCTTCCAGAGGGAGGTGCGTGAATGGCAACGCATCGATCCCAATACCGGAGCCCTTTTCAGCGGACGCTTGGAGGCAGACCGCTGGATAAACGGACCGCTGAACAGCTACGGCAAG ATATCCGACTCCCAAAACATCTCACAGCCGAATGGCACACAGCACACGCAGCGCAAACAGTTGGAGGTGCTGAAGGCCCGCACCGCCAACGGCGCCATGCAGGTGATCCGCACCCAGACGGTGCAAAAGAGCTCGTCCTCGTGGTCCTCCTCCAcatccaccaccaccacatccaccacccaccaccaccacaaccacaaccaccgCACGAGTCAGAGTAATGGCCACGATCCACCTCCAAAGTCCACTATCCTCCTATCCCCCATCAGCAGCCAGGGTGTTGACATCTGCGAGCTTAGCGACGATTGCAGTCTCAGTGGCAGCGATGCTGGCATTGTTCATACTCCATCCGCAGCCACATCCGCGGCCACATCCGCCTCGGCGTCCGCGTCCGCATCCGCACTCAGCCAGGAGCTAATCGACGATCATGTTGACTTTGTTGTGATTAATGGCGAGGCGAGCGATAAAGAGGACGCTGCCGACGAGCCTTTGCACAAAGGCTGCCACAATTTGTTACCCGATACGGCTCCCAGTCTGAAATTAAGCAATCTAATG AAAAGCAGCTCGAGCATTTCCAGCCAGAGCAGCAACAATTCGAACCTAACAACTGCAGCGCAAGCGGCGAGCAACACCCACAGAAGTGCGGGCAAAATAAGCCTACATGCAATTGTGGGACCagaatcatcatcatcatcatcatcatcgccagcATCGTCAGCGGTTTGGGCCAAGCAGGCTGACTTATATGGCCAGCTACCAAGTGGCGTGGGCGGTTCTGGCGGAGCTGGTGGTGCTGACGTAGCTGTTGCCCCGCCAACGCAGCGTCGTGATTTGGAAAGTTTCCGGCATTATAACGATGACGacggcgacgacgacgatcTGCG ACTCACCGCTCGCCATCAGCGTCGCCAGCAGGTGTCCCAGTCGGTCTACGCCCCTCCATTGCCCTCGATCGGATCCACGCTGCTCCAGCGATCCCGCTCCATTTCCACGGATGATCTCAGCAACGACTGGGAGCGAGAGGATCCCGCCGAACAGCCGGTGGGTGAGTGGCGCAGGGTCAGCAAACTGCGTCGCTCCTTTCAGTCGCAGGATCACTACAAGAGTCCAGCATCCTCCGTCCGACCACGACCCCTCGATTTGCCAAGTAATTCGGTGAGTGTGGCCCGACTGCGAGCGGAACTGGAGAACGGACGTCGCCTGCACACGGCCATGCGGAACAATCACGTGGATCTGGCCGCTCTGGACAACATATTGAACACGCCCTCGACCAAGCCCACGGTGGCCAAGAGGAACACCTTCCTCACCGCCGAATCCCTGCAGGAGATTCGCGGCAAGCTGAAGAAGCTCTCGGACGAGAGTCTCTACAAGGAGGACTTCCTGGCCTATCATCAAAAGAAGCCAGTGGTGGTGCGGGAGATCAGCGTGGAGAAGATAGATCCCACGCCGCCCACTCAATCCACGCCCTCGGCCTTTCGACCCGTCCACAATACCCACAGCTTGGAGTCACGCCAGCGGCAGAAGGACACCAGTTCCAGCGAGTGGCATCTGCGGCGCAAGTCGTACGGCTTCGAGAAGATGTCGCCGCCGGAGGATAAGAGCATCTTCCGGGTGGACGCCTCCACGGACAGTGGCCTAGGCCGTTCCGGTGAGCAACTGGGCAACTGGTCGCCCACCGAAAGGGAGCGGGAGAGGAACGAGAAGAATGCCGCTGCGGCACAACAGCAGAATGGCGTTGGCACAATTGTGCATTTTGACCGTTCCGGGAAACCCCACATGCCGTCCTCCAGCCCCACAGAGGGGGAGCTAAGTAAACGCCATTCGATTGCCGTGGAGGAAACCTGGCGTGATGTGCGCAAAACCTCGCAGGTTCATGTGAATGGAGGCACTGCCGTTGCCAGCACCTCCTCCTcccacaccaccaccaccagcagtcACCTGGGCAAAGGTAGCGCCCAGAAGCGTGTGGAGTTCTGCAAGACGGAGGTGCACTTTGCCGCCGAATCGGGTCGCGTTAATATCGTGGAGACCGACGGCAAGCCGCCGCCAACGCAAAACTTTCGCCGACGCCGCCGctccaacaccaccaccaccaccaccaccaccagtggTCCGCTGCAGAGTCTGGTTAAGTCGGCCAGTGTCGTCGGCGGAGGAGGgagctccagcagcagcaccagcagcagcagcactccGAGCAGCGAGGTGACCCACTTTGGTGACGATTCACAGCGCCGCAAGACGATAGCCACCAGCACAGTGGCCTACCGAGCCACGCTCATGGATCCGCCGGAAGTGGTTAGCCAGCCG ATTTccaatagcagcagcagcagtcaaGTGACGGTGACCACGGTGGCCAAGCCGGTGCACGAACCACGATGGAGTCTGATGGAGTCCACGTCGCGGAACAGCTACACCTCCACCAGTGGTGTGGACACCACGGACAACGAGACGGACGAGCTGTCCAACATTCGGGGCATCCTGAAGAACAAGCCTGTCAAGCCGAAGCCCTATCACCTGGGCGAGAACATAGAGAGTGCCGACGTGCTTTGGAGTGTTCCAGCGATGAAGGCGGATCGGGATAGTCCTTCGGCAAGGGATAGTG GAATCACCAGTGATTCACCCATTAGTCCCAAGTCGGTGGCCGAAAGGATTCGCATCGTGgagcagcgccagcagcagcagcaatcctCGCCAGCTGGCAATGGGTACTCGACCAAGATCAATGTGAGCCTGGGATCCGAGGATTGGGTTGAGTCAG GCACCGCAATGCATCACCATGCCAGCTCGAAATACCGCCAACACCGACGACCCAGTGCCCAGGAGCTGTTGCTGGAGGATCTGCGCCAGCATCAGCGCATCCTGGACGAGGGCCTAAAGTCCACATCGCTGATTATGAGGACCATGCGATCGGCCAGTGAATTCGATGAGGCCATGCGTCGCCTGAGCATAGCTTCGATTGAGTCCGCCTTGGTTCAGCCCACGATAGTGGTTCCCACGCCCATGCTGCGATCGCACAGTTACCAGGAGGAGGGCTCCTACTCCTCCTCGCGCCGTCCCTCCACCATATCCACCACCTCCATTACGAGCAGCGATCTCTTCGGCAGCGCGTTGTACGACTCCCTGCCCCGCACTCCGTTGGCACCACCGCGTCTGAAACTGCTGGGAAACACCCAAATCCCGGTGAGCCAGCAGTTGACTCAACTGCGCCGGCTCTACGATGCCGCCGAGCAGGATCAGGAAGACAGTGCCGATGAGGAGGTGAAGCGGTACTTCCGGGACAGCAACAGTGACAGTGGTGGAGGCACCCAGGCCAGTTCCTCACCGGATCAGCAGCCAACAGAGACGTTCAGGGGCAGCGAGTACTCCAGCAGCTGGAGTCGCCTCAAGGCCAAGCGAACCATCTGGAAGATCGAGGCACAGGATCAGATGCTGAAGCGAGCAG ATCTTCCCAAGTCGAATGTGATGAACATAGCGCTCCATGCTCCCCAAATCGAGAAACCCAAGGCCACACCGCCCACTCTACGAATCGGCCAACTGATCCCAGTGGCCAAGCCAAGAACCCTCTTTATTCAGCCGCAAATCCAAGCGCAGTCCATCGTGGACAATGCCGATGAATCCGGCAGCGAGTCCTTGAAGATTGTGAAGGAGGCACGCGGTGCCCGCAAGTTGCGTGAACACGAACTCTCCTACTTTGGAgtgcagcagaagcagcaacagcaaacgaAGCTCTCCACAACGACCACGACGAATCCCAGAAGAACACTGCCCAGTCGCAGCAAAGTGAGCCACAATGATGAGCTGAAGGCAAATACCACGACCACGACCAAGTGGCAACTGCTCAACGATCGACCCGACCTGCTGAGGCACAGCAGTCCCCAACATAACGACAACGACTACAACcacgacgatgatgatgatctggatgaggacgaggagcaCTGTTACGAGAACATTGCCACCGAACTGACCACCACCTTCACGGTCAAGTCACCAGTCCACTCGCCGGAGAGATCCCGATCGCCGGGCAGCTATGAGCGAAAGGCCGACCTGCAGAGGGACGCCCAGATCCTAAGCGAAATGACCCGCAACGCTGATCAGACTTTGAAG GCTCTCTCCGAAGAGGCAGCCATCAAGGATCAGCGGCGCAGATCCTGTTCCCTGCAGCGGCGCAGCGCCAAACCATTGGAGACCATTGACGAGAAGGTGAAGGTGTACCCGCAATCGATGGGCGTGGCCCGCGGCACCTTCGCCTCCGAGGCGCGTCGCAACTCCAGGCAGTCGACTCCTTCGCCGACGCGGGCTCGCAGCTCGTCGCAGTCCTCCATCGAGTGCTGTCCACGTGACCGTTCGCGCTCCAGTTCGCGGGAGTCCATGACCCACGGCGGCGGCTCCTCCGACGACCAGGTGGCCACCAAGCAGCGCGCCGAGCGTCTGCGCTTGCGTACTCCGAAGAGGGAGAAGTCGCGCCACGAGCCAATCGAAGTTCGAGTCCATCGGACCAGCAGCAAGCCAAGGAGCAGTTCCAGTGCCACCGGGGCAGGATCATCTTCGCTGGAGTCCAAGCGCAGCTCCCATCACAGTCGCCACAGCCGCGAGGTGGATCAATCCGCTGAGTCGAAGACCTCGTCTTCCAGTCGCTTGATAAGATCCTCCCGGGTGGCGGATGAAAGTCGCTCCCGGCCGAGCAGCCATCGGGATCGGGAAAAGGAACGCGATCGGGAACGCTCTCGTGGCAGCGAGAAACATCGCGATGAACTCACGCGCTCCAGGG GTCACTCCAGTCGCTCTAGGCACAGTGAGCACCCGTCGTCGGGAACCCGGGAGAGCAGTCGGCCAAGTAAGACGAGATCGAGTCGCAGTAGCCACGACTCGGCAACGATACACAAAAAGTCGACCACGAGCACAACAGCCAGTTCGAAAGCATCGAAAACCACAGTGCATAAAccatctgcatctgcaacCGCATCTGCATcagccagcaccaccacaGCACCACCCACGCACCACCACGAACTGAC ACACGGTAAAAGCACACTGAATGGACACCAGcaccatcagcatcatcagcaccagcacagcagcagcggcaagcATCAGGGATCTGGACATGGTCATCgggagcagcagccacatcatGTCCACAGCCTGACCACCTCGACGATGGCGAGTGGCAGGCATCCGCGGGATCGCCACGGCAAGGATAGGAAATAG